A genome region from Oenanthe melanoleuca isolate GR-GAL-2019-014 chromosome 2, OMel1.0, whole genome shotgun sequence includes the following:
- the LOC130248835 gene encoding LOW QUALITY PROTEIN: nucleoporin NUP42-like (The sequence of the model RefSeq protein was modified relative to this genomic sequence to represent the inferred CDS: substituted 1 base at 1 genomic stop codon): MHSRPPLWFLRFRSLFSNWTGSFIRFASAFKLAAAVVLRGEQPPHARAAAAAGGRARPWALRGCAGSGARAGWARGCGRLPDRPGARSERPLPGAPQHSGRLSAGAGRGSLVGLAGLSCAAETAAGKQLGELAARSSELQLRVVSFRTGFGGGQLRKIDAVELLAEQWENWLIQXKPLIAVAKTALLSAFKTTGTQPAPAFGMGGQQTSSFGLSSFPVSSSSTSTSASSFSFKASSSLISSTSPGSSPAAGSSSAAANPPAFGTTSSPRAPQSAGFGSAAAPSAASFSFKAAATAGGFGTSGFSGFGSASAVNSANTTVLPAFGAFSAPVGSSASPSSSAVFGQSTSASGHAATSASAAATSSEKLFTPKSELSAEEWQQFEAKEFTIGKIPLKPPPLELLNAFDLLNC, encoded by the exons ATGCACTCACGGCCTCCGTTGTGGTTCCTGCGATTCCGTTCTTTATTCAGCA ACTGGACAGGGTCTTTTATCCGTTTTGCATCCGCTTTTAAACTCGCGGCCGCCGTTGTCCTGAGGGGTGAACAGCCCCCGCACGCccgggcggcggcagcggcaggCGGACGCGCTCGCCCTTGGGCTCTGCGGGGCTGCGCCGGGAGCGGTGCCCGGGCGGGCTgggcgcggggctgcgggcggctCCCGGACCGCCCCGGTGCCCGCTCCGAGCGGCCGCTGCCGGGAGCTCCGCAGCACAGCGGGCGGCTCTCGGCCGGGGCTGGCCGCGGCAGCCTGGTTGGGCTcgcagggctgagctgtgccgCAGAGACGGCCGCGGGGAAGCAGCTCGGGGAGttggctgccaggagcagcGAGCTGCAGCTGCGTGTTGTTTCCTTTCGCACCGGCTTCGGTGGGGGGCAGCTCCGGAAG aTAGATGCTGTTGAACTGTTAGCAGAACAGTGGGAAAATTGGCTGATTCAGTGAAAACCTTTAATTGCAGTGGCAAAAACAGCTTTG CTCTCTGCTTTCAAGACCACGGGCACTCAACCAGCACCTGCGTTTGGAATGGGAGGACAGCAAACCTCAAGCTTTGGGCTGTCAA GCTttcctgtcagcagcagcagcaccagtaCCAGTGCCAgcagtttttcctttaaagcCAGTTCCAGCCTCATCAGTTCAACAtcacctgggagcagccctgctgctgggagctcttcTGCTGCAGCAAATCCTCCTGCATTTGGGACAACATCCTCTCCCAGGGCTCCCCAATCCGCTGGCTTTGGCAGCGCGGCCGCTCCATCCGCAGCCTCCTTCTCCTTcaaagcagctgccacagctggtgGCTTTGGCACTTCTGGCTTTTCAGGCTTTGGCAGTGCTTCTGCTGTGAACTCTGCAAACACCACTGTGCTCCCAGCCTTTGGAGCCTTTAGTGCCCCTGTAGGCTCTTCTGCCTCCCCTTCCAGCAGTGCTGTATTTGGACAGAGCACCAGTGCCTCTGGACATGCTGCCacctcagcctctgctgcagccaccagctcAGAGAAGTTATTCACACCCAAGAGCGAGTTGTCAGCTGAAGAGTGGCAACAGTTTGAAGCAAAGGAGTTCACAATTGGAAAGATTCCTCTTAAGCCACCACCACTAGaacttttaaatgcttttgatcttttaaattgttga